ACAATTGATGCTTGGGGCAGATCAGCCTAGATCATATTCAATGGTGAGGTAGACCTGAGAGGCCAGGACGCTCAGTTCTACTGTTTTCATTTCACCATCGTGCTTGAATAGGCTGGCTAAGATTTTCTTTTACACTATGTCTGGACACTTGCATTTTATGGTGATGGACTGAAAGAATTTCTAATTCCTCATGAGTCTGTAAATGTTGAAACATGATAAGCAAATCTACTATTCTACTGCTGAAGTTGCTATAACTCATAGTTGATTTGATCAGAAAATAAATGAGGATTGTTACAAAATTTGATGATTTCCAAACTTCATAATTAGAATGAAAATTATGTGAATTGATGTGATTTGATTTGTCAGTCTTGGATTGGAGGGCTTGCCCTGTATGGAGGGATTGGATAGTTTGGATATGTTTTTCCTGGAGAGAGGAGGTTGAGGGATGATGTGACACTGGAACATAAAATTATACAAAGTATAGATAGGGAAGGTAACCAGCACATGGTAGTGGTGTCTAAAACTGTAGGtttggggtgagagggaggacatTTTGAAGGGATCTGAGAAGTAAATCTTTTGCTTGCATAAAGAGGAGTTGATATCTGGTATGAGCTCTCAAGAGGAGGTGGCAAAGACCTCTGGACAGGTTCTTGTATAAGCAAGGCATACTGGCAAGTGGGATTGATATAGATAGGCATGATGGTccacatagactagatgggccgaagggcctggtatGATGCTATCCAATTCTGTAAACCTGTGATGTCTTTGTTTCAGTAGCACAACAATTAGTGATTTGTTCTATATTGAAATTCAGCAGGTGACCATTGATATAGAATTTGGATGGTAGTACAGTATTATCAAATAAGATGCCAATGTTTACCAGCTAATTTGTAGTTTCCACCAGGCAATGATCAGAAAATTATATTCACTGTTCCATTTGTTGCATGCAGAGGCTATTCATTCTACACGATATTGACTATTTGGATTATTCAGGATGATGACAAGAAGCCATAACTTCAAACTGAACTTGATTAGTCATGGTCAGTGAGCCAAAACAATATTTTGTAATTTCCTCTGGTCTAAGTTGTTGACTGTTGACAGTCTGGCTCTCAAGTCTTTACTGGTTTTCTATTTTCACTATCCTCTCTAACATCCTTTCACATGACAGTGCAAATGTGCTTATTCCTCGTGGAAATATTTTATTAAAAGTTGACGTGCTTTAAGATCCTCGTGTTCTTGTGTGTCTTTTGCCTCTTTAGAGATTTTTTGTGAGCCTGCAAGATGTAGCACATGATTCATAACTTAGTTCTCTTGAAGTGAAATGAGGTTAGAGGACGTTGTATATTTGGACCAGTTTTGCAATTATTATTAATTGTATTTGAATGATAGTGTTTCCTTTCAGTTTTTGCATGCACATGTGTAATGGAAGGTGACATGTAATTAGAAGCTCCTAGCAGTGTTAGTGTTCAGCACTTCCATACGAAAATTTGATCTTGATGGACATGcccgaggaactcagcaattcaggcagcatctatggaagggaataaacttcATTTATTAACATTTATCACATCATTTATGTGAATAAACTGTTTTCCCAcccctatggaggggaatagactgtttattctcttccaaagattctgcctgacctgctgagctcctccataattttgtgtgtgttactgaagatttctagcatctgcagaatctcttctaacTTGGCGGGTTTGTAAAGGTTGTGCCACCAAGAATTTGTCTGTGATTATATTTAGCAAAGGTAACAGGAATTGAGCATTGAAGTTTTCAATTATATAGACAAAGTTTTAAAATCATTTTAATGAAAAACCTCCACTGAAAATAGTCATTCAACAAGAGAAGATGGTACTTATTGTTTTAAATTTGACAAAGGTAAAGATtccaaaaaaaacacaacagggtTTAAATAATCATTCCTCCTGTCTTCACAAATTTTCTGCTTTGTTATTACAAGATGATAGTGAGTGAACTTCCTATTCCAAATCCGCACTTGAACTCCTGGGGGAATTTTGTTTTAATCGCATCTACTTTGAAACAAAAATCAACACCAGTTTAGTTGCATTTCCAAAGTATGGGCATGGGTTCCAGATTGACATTTAACAGGACACTTTGGTTTTGGAAAAGACTTTGGGCTATTATTCATGATGGACTGTTTCCTTTTGTGTACCACTTCAGTGGAATGTGATCATAGACTTGATTTATACGCTTGATAAGAATAACAAACTCTTATTTTGTGGATAGACAACAAGTCAGCAGCTAAGAGAAGGAGAACAGAGAGAGCACGTCGAGAGAAAGCCAATTCTCCTCTAACCAAAGATTTGGAAAACAGGAAGCGCTCTAGATCAGAGAGTCATTCCGAGCAGATTCGACGGCGGCGAGGGCGTCCAAAAACTGGCCCAAGCAAAAAGCACGACGATGATAAAGGTAAAACACTGGAGTGAATTGAAGTTTCAcgcttttttaaaattcattgcTGATTGCGGTTAGCGAGGGAAATGGGTTCAGCTGGGCTCTTCCTACCCTCATGCAGAAAACCAGCTCTACCAGAGGAATCGTAATATTCTTTGAACTGTCATTCAGTATATTTTTACCATTAGTGCATCTGCCTTTTGTGAAtagcacttttttttttgcttttgtttaACCATTCTCCTTCCTTGAAGTGGCTCGTTTCATCTGCAACATGTACACAGGAACTGAGTGCTAGTGATGAGAAGGCAAGAGGTACTGGAACAAATGTTCTGCCTTCACACGTCCACAAACTTGTattttgctgcaaaaaaaaactagatTAGAGTGATAATCTTGGTTGATAATTATTTTTGTTTCCATCTTGAGGCATATCTTTTATTAATCAGCTAATTATCAGCTACTTAGAGATTACATTTTCCTTATTCTTGAATGTTGATTCAACCAGTGAAGTGGTTAACAAGTGGGCAACAGAAAGGTTACATTTTATAAAAATAACCATTGCCCTGCTGGCCTATGTGTAACACAGCGCTCTTGTGTTTTCAGATttaaaatgttgaatttctttgGGAGTTTGGGATTTCAGCCGGTCAGTAAAATGGACAAGAATGCGTATAGAATAGAAAGGATCTAGTTCTCATATTGCCATGTGTTAGCCATTCTTCTAAAGATTTCAGGGTACATTCAATAGCTTTGTAGCTAAAATGTAAGGAAAACCTCATTAAACAAAACCAGAATTCCACCGGTATGAATAGTTTAGTAAACCCTAGGATTGTGCAATGTTGCACACAAAgtattgtttttctttgaacaatgCCACGAAAATGTACAATTCTAACCACATGCAAatcatgtatttttttaaaacatcCACGTATTAAAACCAGGGAGATTTTTTCAAATGggtatttattttgcaatttccCACAGTTTTTGAATTCTTCATCGACAACCTTTGGTCCCATGGTGGTTATGAAAGGAAATGCAATGAGTGCTGGATGTCTGGTTCTTCATGTGATTCTGAATAATTTCTTTGGGAGACTGTGGGGTTAAATGATAAAGTTGATGCGTAAGCTTTTGACCTTGGGGAGACTGCACTGGTTCATTATTGCTCTCTCCTTTTTCCTTTACAGAAAGGCAAGAAAAAGAAGTTGATGTGTATGCCACTCTTTCAGATGAAAGAGCTTTTGTATTTTCAGTGGCGTTGGCAGAAATAAACAGaaaaataatcaatcagaaattaATTCTTTGACAAAGCATGCAAAAGTGAGATATAACTGCAACTCAGGACTCACTCTTGCTCAGTTTATTTCACCAATATGGACCTTGCATTTTCTAGCAATATTGGAGAAGCCCGAACATTGCTGTCAAGTTAACTTCTGTTAGCTTGCTTAATTGTCAGATGACTGCATCTAACAGCAGAACTTTCAGAGGCCGTGGACGTGGACATGCAGTAGTTTGAACTTGTACACCAAAGAAGAAGGCAATTCTTTAAATTCCAGTTTCACTTTGTACAAAAATAATGCTACATTGAATTTAGAAGAGTAACGTGGTTTGATGCATTGACCAAGAAACGGGTGAACTATAGGAAATATTATCTTCCTCAATCAGATTCAGCAGTTGTTAGGTTAAAACCAAGAAAGGAAACATAAGTTGTTCCTGTAGTATATTTGGAAGATTCCAGAACTGATTAATTCTTGTTTCAGATGCACGTTTCTATCTGTATTTTATCTTATTTATGACATTGAGTGCATGGATGCTTGGATGTATTCTCTGTTCCAATTGGTGTAATTAGTCTAAACACTGCAAAGAATCATAAAATACTATAATAAAGTCTTAAGTTTCATACATCTTTTGATCCTTTTCAATTTTAAATGTTAACTTTCTGAATTTTAACTTTTGTGGTTTGACACTAGCATAAATTAATCCCAGGAATGTATTGCGTACAATTTTTGGAGTTATTTTGATAATTTTCTCTGTAATAAATGCATTTATATATAATAATGTGTGGTATAAATAGACTTTTG
This sequence is a window from Hemitrygon akajei chromosome 17, sHemAka1.3, whole genome shotgun sequence. Protein-coding genes within it:
- the c17h16orf87 gene encoding UPF0547 protein C16orf87 homolog; protein product: MAANKAKKVTKMATKACPDCDQQIPVACKSCPCGFIFISRRLLNAKQTEKSPPPNLDNKSAAKRRRTERARREKANSPLTKDLENRKRSRSESHSEQIRRRRGRPKTGPSKKHDDDKERQEKEVDVYATLSDERAFVFSVALAEINRKIINQKLIL